The Mustela erminea isolate mMusErm1 chromosome 18, mMusErm1.Pri, whole genome shotgun sequence genome has a window encoding:
- the LOC116577272 gene encoding cytochrome c oxidase subunit 7A2, mitochondrial, which translates to MLRNLLALRQIAQRTISTASRRQFENKVPEKQKLFQEDNGIPVHLKGGVADALLYRATMVLTVGGTAYAIYQLAMASFPKKQD; encoded by the coding sequence ATGCTGCGGAATCTGCTGGCTCTTCGTCAGATTGCCCAGAGGACCATAAGTACTGCTTCACGCAGGcagtttgaaaataaagttccagagaaacaaaagctgtTTCAGGAGGATAATGGAATTCCAGTGCATCTGAAGGGTGGAGTAGCTGATGCCCTCCTGTATAGAGCTACTATGGTGCTTACAGTTGGTGGAACAGCATATGCCATATATCAGCTAGCTATGGCTTCATTTCCCAAGAAGCAGGATTGA
- the TMEM100 gene encoding transmembrane protein 100, giving the protein MTEDSIKEILGSPASSKPVTMEKNPNSEVVVTTVPLVSEIQLTAATGGAELSCYRCIIPFAVVVLIAGIVVTAVAYSFNSHGSIISILGLVLLSSGLLLLASSALCWKVRQRSKKAKRRESQTALVVNQRSLIA; this is encoded by the coding sequence ATGACTGAAGACTCCATAAAGGAGATCCTGGGAAGCCCAGCATCTTCCAAGCCTGTGACAATGGAGAAGAACCCCAACAGCGAAGTGGTGGTCACCACGGTCCCCTTGGTCAGTGAGATTCAGTTGACAGCTGCTACAGGTGGTGCTGAGCTCTCCTGTTACCGCTGCATCATTCCGTTCGCCGTGGTGGTCCTTATTGCCGGGATAGTGGTCACTGCTGTGGCTTACAGCTTCAATTCCCACGGCTCCATCATCTCCATCTTGGGTCTGGTCCTCCTGTCATCTGGACTTTTATTGTTAGCTTCCAGTGCCTTGTGCTGGAAGGTGAGGCAGAGGAGCAAGAAAGCCAAGAGACGGGAGAGTCAGACGGCTCTAGTGGTGAATCAGAGAAGCTTGATTGCTTAG